In the Plasmodium chabaudi chabaudi strain AS genome assembly, chromosome: 13 genome, one interval contains:
- a CDS encoding U1 snRNP-associated protein, putative: MEEMRSLLDSLMGKDRNEMASKRNYSFKDENVCKYYLIDFCPHDLFPNTKSDIGRCKSIHAEILKEQLENDENYKYYLAKYQQKFMRKLEDIIQMADIKIERSKEKLKHLSENPKSIDDKKEKIESINSHISDLLKQAEKAAEDGDIDKATNFNNQVTTLQAELKRLNEEGAQSNDTNLMVCEVCGAMKAAGDLVQRFENHMNGKQHIGFEKIRNALKQLKEGIKEREIIIEEYRKSKQLNEHNSPRKESSNHDHRHKRRHSDHRRSSRDRRSRDRDSKSHHSSRRKRSRRYSSSNRSRSNDSSRSRDRHRNRSSKRR; this comes from the exons ATGGAAGAAATGCGat CATTGCTTGATTCCCTTATGGGAAAGGACAGAAATGAAATGGCCTCAAAAAGAAACTACTCCTTTAAAGATGAAAAC GTATGCAAGTATTACTTAATTGACTTTTGCCCGCATGATCTATTTCCAAATACAAAGAGTGATATAGGAAg ATGCAAAAGTATACACGcagaaatattaaaagaacagcttgaaaatgatgaaaattataaatattacttAGCAAAATATCaacaaaaatttatga gGAAGTTAGAAGATATTATTCAAATGgctgatataaaaatagaaagaagtaaagaaaaattaaaacatttatCAGAAAACCCTAAAAGCATTGATGACAAAAAGGAAAA AATTGAAAGTATCAACAGCCATATATCTGACTTACTAAAACAAGCGGAAAAAGCTGCGGAAGAT ggAGACATAGATAAGGcaacaaattttaataaccAAGTTACTACTCTCCAAGCAGAACTTAAAAGATTAAATGAAGAAGGAGCTCAGTCCAATGACACAAACTTAATG GTGTGCGAAGTGTGTGGCGCTATGAAAGCAGCTGGCGATCTTGTCCAGAGGTTTGAAAACCATATGAATGGAAAACAACATATAGggtttgaaaaaataagaaatgCATTAAAGCAATTAAAGGAAGGAATAAAAGAAAGAGAGATAATCATTGAAGAATATAGAAAATCAAAACAATTAAATGAGCATAATAGCCCAAGAAAAGAATCTAGTAATCATGATCATCGTCATAAAAGACGGCATAGCGATCATAGAAGAAGTTCAAGAGATCGTAGATCCCGTGACAGAGATAGCAAATCGCATCATTCGTCTCGAAGAAAACGATCGCGAAGATACTCTTCATCAAATCGAAGTAGATCTAATGATTCAAGTCGTTCAAGAGATAGACACAGAAATCGATCCAGTAAACGAcgatga